CCAGATGCTGGGCGGAGGTCTTCATCAGCAGTTGGACCTCATCAGAATGCTCCAGCGCCCCCTCCCAGCGGTAGAAAGACTGAACGGGGTGAATGGAGACACACGCCACAAGATGGCGCTCCAGCAAGACCTCAGCCAGCTGTTGGGCGCGCTCGGCGTCCGCTTCCGTGGTGAGGGCAAGCACCATCCCACTCGCTTCAATCTCGCTCAAGCCGATCCAAAAGGCTGCTTACATCCTCGAC
This genomic interval from Synechococcus sp. UW69 contains the following:
- the cutA gene encoding divalent-cation tolerance protein CutA: MVLALTTEADAERAQQLAEVLLERHLVACVSIHPVQSFYRWEGALEHSDEVQLLMKTSAQHLEAVRLAVSELHSYDTPEWLSWPVTASPAYGAWALAELSSDASPPAA